A genomic stretch from Methanobacterium sp. includes:
- a CDS encoding thiamine pyrophosphate-binding protein: MNPSDHKIRCADALIKILESDNVKFIFGHPGEQILPFYDALRKSDIEHVLMRHEQGAVHAADGYARASGYFGVCVATAGPGALNLTMGVATAFKDSIPMIVITGDVPRDLKGQNTFQDINIVDVFKPITLESFNIKDPEDGVVKLKMAINSFKNGKTGPIHLNFPKDVLNENIREDVMDHEVENSTHVSLNGTDDAIKLIEMSKRPLILAGTGVIWAHAVEELRDFILKYKIPVTTTYSARGVLPENNPLCLGMIGLRGTTAANYAGGSCDLIIAIGCRFSERTKIGIGKTKIIHINPDGEVLDGDIKIQGDAGQFLDKISNINIKNTREWLKELENHKRTFDVKTDYHDVPIKPQRAIKEILDASDESITISDAGTHTTWVTLLKQALQPSELIFSGGFGPMGYGLPAAIGAKLAKPQKKVVLIVGDGGFQMTMEELAVIAQNKLPILICIINNCCLGIIKQWQNMHYSKQYEVELENPDFIEIAKAYRIRAERIESPEEIFKSVKNALELDEPYLIDMMVDKEEGIILPKIIS, translated from the coding sequence ATGAATCCATCAGACCATAAAATAAGATGTGCAGATGCGTTGATTAAAATTTTAGAATCTGATAATGTAAAGTTTATTTTTGGACATCCTGGAGAGCAGATTTTACCATTTTACGATGCATTAAGAAAATCTGACATTGAACACGTCTTAATGCGCCATGAACAGGGTGCAGTGCATGCTGCAGATGGATATGCAAGAGCATCTGGTTATTTTGGTGTTTGTGTTGCAACAGCAGGTCCCGGAGCGTTAAATTTAACTATGGGTGTTGCTACAGCGTTTAAAGACTCAATACCTATGATTGTAATTACTGGGGATGTGCCAAGGGATCTTAAAGGTCAAAACACGTTCCAGGATATAAATATTGTTGATGTTTTCAAGCCAATCACCTTAGAATCATTTAATATTAAAGATCCAGAAGATGGCGTAGTAAAATTAAAAATGGCAATTAATTCATTTAAAAATGGGAAAACTGGACCTATTCATTTAAATTTTCCTAAAGATGTTTTAAATGAAAACATACGTGAGGATGTAATGGATCATGAAGTTGAAAATTCAACTCATGTCTCATTAAATGGGACTGATGATGCAATTAAATTAATAGAAATGTCAAAGAGGCCACTTATTCTTGCCGGAACTGGAGTTATATGGGCACATGCTGTGGAGGAACTTAGAGATTTTATTCTAAAATATAAAATTCCAGTTACAACAACCTACTCTGCAAGGGGCGTTTTACCAGAAAACAACCCTCTTTGTCTGGGAATGATTGGATTGAGAGGTACAACAGCAGCAAATTATGCTGGAGGAAGTTGTGACCTTATAATTGCTATTGGATGCAGATTCTCAGAAAGAACTAAAATAGGGATTGGAAAAACTAAAATAATCCATATTAACCCTGATGGTGAAGTTTTAGATGGTGATATTAAAATTCAAGGTGATGCAGGCCAATTTTTAGATAAAATAAGTAATATAAATATTAAAAACACCAGAGAATGGCTTAAAGAACTTGAAAACCATAAAAGAACATTTGATGTTAAAACAGATTATCATGATGTTCCAATTAAACCTCAAAGAGCTATAAAAGAAATATTAGATGCTTCAGATGAATCTATAACAATTAGTGATGCTGGAACGCATACAACATGGGTTACACTACTTAAACAAGCTCTTCAACCTTCAGAATTGATTTTTTCTGGAGGATTTGGACCAATGGGCTACGGGCTTCCAGCAGCAATAGGTGCAAAACTTGCAAAACCACAAAAAAAAGTGGTTTTAATAGTTGGCGACGGCGGATTCCAAATGACAATGGAGGAACTTGCAGTAATCGCCCAGAATAAGCTTCCCATATTAATTTGTATCATAAATAACTGCTGTCTTGGAATTATAAAGCAGTGGCAGAATATGCATTACAGCAAACAGTATGAAGTTGAACTTGAAAATCCGGATTTTATTGAAATTGCAAAGGCCTACAGAATTAGAGCAGAGAGAATAGAATCTCCAGAAGAAATATTTAAATCAGTTAAAAATGCTTTAGAATTGGATGAACCTTATTTAATTGATATGATGGTGGATAAAGAAGAAGGGATAATTTTACCTAAAATAATCTCATAA
- a CDS encoding cobalamin B12-binding domain-containing protein, giving the protein MKVLLINPPDTASKYKFIGLVAPPLGISYIAAVLEENGIDVRIIDGSALEMTWKELEKDIQKYSPDIIAVTALTPTIIQALKTARIAKSVCPDAYIVLGGYHPTFTHNELLKNEFIDIIVCGEGEYTMLELAEAIENGGDLREVKGIATREFRTPPRPIIKDLDELPFPARHLLPMDKYKILNIKLPTGTLISGRGCPHHCSFCSSSAMHGHKLRSRSSKNVVDEMEHLIDVHNSKMIAFMDDTFTMNRKKVEEVCNDIKERDLDVYWGCTARVDTLSTKILEQMRDAGCITLFLGVESGDQQNLDNLNKNVTIDRIKTTFELTKKLGVRTIASAVLGMPGDTRQSIEKTINFVKTLNPSYAIFSLATPYPGTDFYMNASKQNLIRVDDWSKYTLLTPVLETVDCSLDELKELQRKAFRNFYLRPDYIIRQAWTDGFIIIKTVAAIIRDVGR; this is encoded by the coding sequence ATGAAGGTTTTATTAATAAATCCTCCAGATACTGCATCTAAATATAAATTCATAGGCCTTGTAGCTCCGCCATTAGGTATATCCTACATAGCGGCGGTTCTTGAAGAAAATGGAATTGATGTAAGGATAATAGACGGTTCTGCCCTTGAAATGACGTGGAAAGAACTGGAAAAAGATATTCAAAAATATTCACCGGATATAATAGCCGTAACTGCATTAACGCCCACAATTATTCAAGCCCTTAAAACTGCAAGAATTGCTAAAAGTGTCTGTCCTGATGCGTATATAGTTTTAGGGGGTTATCACCCGACTTTTACACATAACGAACTTTTAAAGAATGAATTTATAGACATTATAGTTTGTGGTGAAGGCGAATACACCATGCTGGAGCTTGCAGAGGCTATAGAAAATGGTGGGGATTTAAGGGAAGTTAAAGGAATCGCCACCAGAGAATTTAGGACACCTCCAAGGCCAATAATAAAAGATTTAGATGAACTACCATTTCCTGCAAGACATCTTTTACCTATGGACAAATATAAAATTCTTAATATTAAATTACCAACAGGAACATTAATATCAGGCAGAGGATGCCCGCATCACTGCTCATTTTGTTCTTCATCAGCCATGCACGGTCATAAATTAAGGTCACGTTCATCAAAAAACGTAGTTGATGAAATGGAACATTTAATTGATGTTCATAATTCAAAAATGATTGCATTTATGGATGATACATTCACCATGAACAGGAAGAAGGTTGAAGAAGTTTGCAATGACATTAAAGAAAGAGACCTCGATGTATATTGGGGCTGCACTGCCCGTGTTGATACATTATCAACGAAAATTTTAGAGCAAATGAGGGATGCAGGATGTATCACTCTCTTTTTAGGTGTTGAATCGGGAGATCAACAGAATCTGGATAATCTAAATAAAAATGTTACTATTGATAGGATAAAAACAACATTTGAACTTACAAAGAAGCTTGGAGTAAGAACAATCGCATCAGCAGTGCTGGGAATGCCTGGAGACACCCGTCAAAGCATTGAAAAGACAATAAATTTTGTAAAAACCCTTAATCCGTCATATGCAATATTTTCACTGGCAACACCCTATCCTGGAACTGATTTTTATATGAATGCATCTAAACAGAATTTAATTAGAGTGGACGACTGGTCAAAATACACATTACTAACTCCAGTATTAGAAACAGTTGACTGCTCTTTAGATGAGCTTAAAGAATTGCAGAGAAAAGCTTTCAGAAATTTTTACTTGCGACCGGATTATATAATACGTCAAGCATGGACTGATGGATTTATAATTATAAAAACAGTTGCTGCCATAATTAGGGACGTAGGAAGGTAA
- a CDS encoding alanine--glyoxylate aminotransferase family protein — MEETLLMIPGPTKVAPRVLKAMSDAIMNHRSAEFAEILVETNEMMAEIFQTENPAYTITGSGTAAMEAAVGNILNKGDKILNVVGGKFGERFLQIARATGGSPLELKVEWGTAVNPKDIENILDDNKDIKAVTIVHNETSTGVTNPIEEVGNILKNYDALYVVDTVSSLGGDDVAVDDYNIDICVTGSQKCLAAPPGMAAITVSDDAWNVIDKVDSNSYYLDIRKYKKYGNNKPAETPYTPSVSLMYAMREALSMIMEEGLESRIERHKLAAEATRNGVKAIGLELFAQEDVSSATVTAVKMPEGVSDKDMRGTMRDKYGIVLAGGQDHLKGNVFRIGHMGNITYKDIITTMSALEMTLKGLGFNIELGKGVAAAAGTYIASDHF, encoded by the coding sequence ATGGAGGAAACCTTGTTAATGATACCTGGACCTACTAAAGTAGCCCCACGGGTATTAAAAGCCATGTCAGATGCTATAATGAACCATAGAAGTGCAGAATTTGCTGAAATTCTCGTTGAAACCAACGAAATGATGGCAGAAATATTTCAAACAGAAAATCCAGCATATACAATAACCGGTTCTGGAACAGCCGCAATGGAAGCAGCTGTTGGAAACATTCTAAACAAAGGAGACAAAATCTTAAACGTTGTTGGGGGAAAATTCGGTGAAAGATTCCTGCAAATAGCTCGTGCAACTGGAGGATCTCCATTAGAACTTAAAGTAGAATGGGGAACCGCAGTAAACCCTAAAGATATTGAAAACATCTTAGATGACAACAAAGACATTAAAGCTGTGACCATAGTCCATAACGAAACTTCAACTGGAGTTACAAACCCCATAGAAGAAGTTGGAAACATCCTTAAAAATTACGATGCATTATACGTTGTAGACACAGTTTCATCCCTTGGAGGAGATGATGTTGCTGTAGACGATTATAATATTGATATTTGCGTGACCGGTTCACAAAAATGTCTTGCAGCACCACCAGGAATGGCTGCAATCACAGTAAGTGATGATGCATGGAATGTGATTGATAAAGTTGATTCAAACTCATACTATCTTGATATAAGAAAATATAAAAAATATGGAAATAATAAACCCGCTGAAACACCCTACACACCATCTGTTTCATTAATGTATGCTATGCGCGAAGCATTAAGCATGATTATGGAAGAAGGTCTTGAAAGCAGGATAGAAAGACATAAATTAGCTGCAGAAGCCACAAGAAATGGTGTAAAAGCTATTGGTCTTGAACTGTTTGCACAAGAAGATGTTTCATCTGCAACAGTAACCGCCGTTAAAATGCCTGAAGGTGTATCTGACAAAGATATGCGGGGTACCATGCGAGATAAATATGGAATTGTGCTTGCTGGTGGTCAAGACCATCTTAAAGGCAATGTTTTCAGAATAGGACATATGGGCAATATTACCTACAAAGATATTATAACAACAATGTCTGCACTTGAAATGACCTTAAAAGGCCTTGGATTTAATATCGAATTAGGAAAAGGAGTTGCAGCAGCAGCAGGAACTTATATTGCTTCTGATCACTTCTAA
- a CDS encoding YnfA family protein, producing the protein MQVAESVLYFVLAGLCEIGGGYMVWLWLREGASIWLGVFGAIILVLYGIIPTLQPANFGRVYAAYGGVFIVMAIIWGWQVDKITPDRFDIIGGLIALIGVSVIMYWPRS; encoded by the coding sequence ATGCAGGTTGCAGAATCAGTTTTATATTTTGTACTGGCAGGACTATGTGAAATCGGCGGCGGATACATGGTATGGCTCTGGCTGCGTGAAGGAGCAAGTATATGGTTGGGAGTATTTGGAGCAATAATATTAGTTCTCTACGGAATTATTCCCACATTACAGCCCGCTAATTTTGGACGAGTTTATGCTGCATACGGCGGAGTTTTCATTGTTATGGCTATAATATGGGGTTGGCAGGTTGATAAAATAACTCCTGACCGTTTTGACATTATCGGCGGTTTAATTGCTTTAATCGGCGTTTCTGTGATAATGTACTGGCCAAGAAGTTAA